One region of Bosea sp. 29B genomic DNA includes:
- a CDS encoding enolase C-terminal domain-like protein, giving the protein MDSPSTEIDRIVAVEVRRCVQPQQDPAWRFALGGIPRLDGLIATLRTASGLAGEGHVEAMAFYADDLTGSEAAIAVLRPALLGADPLRYAETRDRLDKALSGHEAVKAGIDSALHELAARTLRVPLHVLFGGARRQSVELQRILPLKDPPGMAADAIRLTGLGYRCLKVKVDGDADLAEARVRAVRESVGPAVRLSADANQSYTPKAGLRMIERIARHGVDLVEQPVPAADIAGLAFVSQRSPIAIEADEAIRSLRDIVTLIAEGACDSFNLKSSVLGGIGKVFIAAQICEAAGRAYRVGTAYGPRLIAAQCLHLAAALPSFHYPVEFAEFDHLLDDPFSGLEAVEGRLTLPQGVGSGLSQLSENA; this is encoded by the coding sequence ATGGATAGCCCTTCCACGGAGATCGACCGGATCGTCGCCGTCGAGGTCAGGCGCTGCGTCCAGCCGCAGCAGGACCCGGCCTGGCGCTTCGCGCTCGGGGGCATCCCGCGCCTCGACGGACTGATCGCGACCTTGCGCACGGCTTCCGGTCTCGCCGGCGAGGGGCACGTCGAGGCGATGGCCTTCTATGCCGACGATCTCACGGGATCGGAGGCCGCGATCGCGGTGCTGCGCCCCGCTCTGCTCGGCGCCGATCCATTGCGCTATGCCGAAACGCGAGATCGCCTCGACAAGGCGCTGTCCGGGCACGAGGCGGTCAAGGCCGGCATCGACAGCGCGCTGCATGAGCTGGCAGCGCGGACCCTACGCGTGCCGCTGCATGTGCTGTTCGGCGGCGCGCGGCGTCAGAGCGTCGAGCTCCAGCGCATCCTGCCGCTCAAGGATCCCCCGGGCATGGCCGCCGATGCCATCAGGCTCACCGGGCTCGGCTATCGCTGCCTCAAGGTGAAGGTCGATGGCGATGCCGATCTCGCCGAGGCGCGCGTCAGGGCGGTGCGCGAGAGCGTCGGCCCCGCTGTCAGGCTCTCGGCCGATGCCAATCAGAGCTACACGCCGAAGGCCGGCTTGCGCATGATCGAGCGCATCGCCCGTCATGGCGTCGACCTCGTCGAGCAGCCGGTTCCCGCCGCGGACATTGCTGGCCTGGCCTTCGTCTCGCAGCGCAGCCCGATCGCTATCGAGGCCGATGAAGCGATCCGCTCGCTGCGCGACATCGTCACACTGATCGCCGAAGGCGCCTGCGACAGCTTCAACCTGAAGAGCTCGGTCCTCGGCGGGATCGGCAAGGTCTTCATCGCCGCACAGATCTGCGAGGCGGCGGGGCGCGCCTACCGCGTCGGGACCGCCTATGGCCCCCGCCTGATCGCGGCCCAATGCCTGCATCTGGCCGCCGCGTTGCCCTCCTTTCACTATCCGGTCGAGTTCGCCGAATTCGATCATCTGCTCGATGATCCCTTCAGCGGACTGGAGGCCGTGGAAGGCCGGCTCACTCTACCGCAAGGTGTCGGCTCCGGATTGTCGCAACTATCGGAGAATGCTTGA
- a CDS encoding ABC transporter substrate-binding protein, with translation MNIRTSFARAIRTAGVVVAASMTTLAVAQEKDTFRFAAATDLRVIDPVWSLEYNSRNHGYLVYDTLFAFDSKFQVKPQMVDTWTISDDKLRYTFKLRPGLTWHDGTPVTAADCVASIKRWGQRDSIGQALIAAAAEIKATGADSFEIVLKEPFGHVLSALAKTGSPVPFMMPERIAKTSGFEQIKETIGSGPFMFARDEWMPGDKAVYKKFKGYKPRSEPSDFMSGGKIAKVERMEWVFIPSGATAAAALLAGEVDWLEHPPSDLLPTLQNDKDITVRAVDPFGMQTMIRFNHVHPPFDNEKVRRAVLQTIEQGEYLRVLSDDKRSWEPCRSFYFCGTRFGRDLAPDQLLFKKNLDEAKKTLVASGYKGEKVVLLDAVDDAILHPVTVVLFDNLKAIGLNVELRATDGATIFALMLKQEPIAQGGWNIGPQYADSTNYSVPFLNNALRAGGVGKASIGWPKNEAIETLRAAFLKAPEAEQGAIADKIQQEAYAASIYGLTGQYKQLTAYRKSVEGLIDSPIPLFWNVSKK, from the coding sequence ATGAACATCCGGACAAGTTTTGCGCGTGCCATACGCACCGCGGGCGTCGTGGTCGCGGCCAGCATGACGACGCTCGCCGTCGCGCAGGAGAAGGACACCTTCCGCTTCGCCGCAGCGACCGATCTGCGCGTCATCGATCCGGTCTGGTCGCTGGAATACAACAGCCGCAACCACGGCTATCTCGTCTACGACACGCTGTTCGCCTTCGACTCGAAGTTCCAGGTCAAGCCACAGATGGTCGATACTTGGACGATCTCCGACGACAAGCTACGCTATACTTTCAAGTTGCGTCCGGGCCTGACCTGGCATGACGGCACGCCCGTCACCGCCGCCGACTGCGTCGCCTCGATCAAGCGCTGGGGCCAGCGTGACTCGATCGGCCAGGCGCTGATCGCCGCCGCCGCCGAGATCAAGGCGACCGGAGCGGACAGCTTCGAGATCGTCCTGAAGGAGCCGTTCGGCCATGTGCTCTCGGCGCTGGCCAAGACCGGCTCGCCGGTTCCGTTCATGATGCCCGAGCGCATCGCCAAGACCAGCGGCTTCGAGCAGATCAAGGAGACCATCGGCTCAGGCCCGTTCATGTTCGCGCGCGACGAATGGATGCCGGGCGACAAGGCGGTCTACAAGAAGTTCAAGGGCTACAAGCCGCGCTCCGAGCCTTCCGACTTCATGTCCGGCGGCAAGATCGCCAAGGTCGAGCGCATGGAGTGGGTGTTCATCCCGAGCGGCGCCACCGCCGCGGCCGCGCTGCTGGCCGGCGAGGTCGACTGGCTCGAGCACCCGCCTTCCGACCTGCTGCCGACGCTGCAGAACGACAAGGACATCACCGTCCGCGCCGTCGATCCCTTCGGCATGCAGACGATGATCCGCTTCAACCATGTCCATCCGCCCTTCGACAACGAGAAGGTCCGGCGCGCCGTGCTGCAGACGATCGAGCAGGGCGAGTATCTGCGCGTCCTCAGCGACGACAAGCGCAGCTGGGAGCCCTGCCGCAGCTTCTATTTCTGCGGCACCCGTTTCGGCCGGGACCTCGCGCCAGACCAGCTGCTGTTCAAGAAGAACCTGGACGAGGCGAAGAAGACGCTCGTGGCCTCGGGCTACAAGGGCGAGAAGGTCGTGCTGCTCGACGCCGTCGACGACGCGATCCTGCATCCGGTCACCGTCGTGCTGTTCGACAACCTCAAGGCGATCGGCCTGAATGTCGAGCTCCGGGCGACGGACGGCGCCACCATCTTCGCGCTGATGCTGAAGCAGGAGCCGATCGCGCAGGGCGGCTGGAACATCGGCCCGCAATATGCCGACAGCACCAACTATTCGGTGCCCTTCCTCAACAACGCCCTGCGCGCCGGCGGCGTCGGCAAGGCCTCGATCGGCTGGCCCAAGAACGAGGCGATCGAGACGCTGCGGGCCGCCTTCCTCAAGGCGCCGGAGGCCGAGCAGGGCGCGATCGCCGACAAGATCCAGCAGGAGGCCTACGCCGCCTCGATCTACGGGCTGACCGGCCAGTACAAGCAGCTCACCGCCTACCGCAAATCGGTCGAGGGCCTGATCGACTCGCCGATCCCGCTGTTCTGGAACGTCAGCAAGAAGTGA